One window from the genome of Jiangella alba encodes:
- a CDS encoding ADP-ribosylglycohydrolase family protein: MPTIDLDGPEFYDKVYGCWLGKDAGGTLGGPLETPYGQEEPFDVWWYPELQEGGMPNDDLEMQLAWLKAAEEVGPPLTARDLSRYWLDHIGYNMDEYGMSKTNLRLGLEPPVSGAYNNWFVDCMGCPIRSEIWACITPGAPRVGVRYAYADAICDHAGGESVNGELFNTALECAAFVISDRRKLVDIGLSYIDPDSATARAIYAVLKSVDAGLDWKAARKAVLTATPHYNAQYSPINLGFQVIGLLYGTDFGDGICKTVNCGYDTDSSGASIGSYLGILAGRTGLPQKWIEPLSSIIATNESWGGVRHLSDGSNPAPNNLHDLTVRIRDTAKRFLRAAGLLGEDGRLHVEEADLYADEASKRLWRRSASIVPFAGVDVDVDVDYGPSPEIVADGSAEFVTVLRNKRADDLVGQVDLLVPSSWDIAKSREVRIPAGESSELRWNLPVPRRGLVRNANDLLVKVTPQRQPRLPAVPVVLVGRHAYRITSVPRSAGADDQAMLDTRHDPENADGARTDAGSRPGEWSELYGIGNAIDLCGTDGTDGAHYLQAFFESPYEVDVHLSIEANVPAKFWFNDVEYTTANRYHPIRPNYGGRQDSSAVLTVREGWNELLIKLVRTNEAPPTECHVTYCSTDRFQNGQPQIGRTRFPWDK; encoded by the coding sequence ATGCCCACAATCGACCTCGATGGCCCGGAGTTCTACGACAAGGTCTACGGCTGTTGGCTTGGTAAGGATGCCGGCGGCACTCTCGGCGGACCCCTCGAGACGCCGTACGGCCAAGAGGAGCCGTTCGACGTCTGGTGGTATCCGGAGCTGCAAGAGGGCGGCATGCCCAACGACGACCTGGAGATGCAGCTGGCCTGGTTGAAGGCTGCCGAGGAAGTCGGCCCGCCGCTCACGGCGCGCGACCTGTCGCGCTACTGGCTCGACCACATCGGCTACAACATGGACGAGTACGGAATGTCGAAGACGAACCTTCGGCTGGGGCTGGAGCCGCCTGTCAGCGGCGCGTACAACAACTGGTTCGTCGACTGCATGGGTTGCCCGATCCGCTCGGAGATCTGGGCGTGCATCACGCCGGGCGCGCCGCGCGTGGGCGTCCGATACGCGTACGCCGACGCGATCTGTGACCACGCCGGCGGCGAGTCGGTCAACGGTGAGCTGTTCAACACCGCCCTGGAATGCGCCGCGTTCGTGATCTCCGATCGCCGCAAGCTGGTCGACATCGGACTGTCGTACATCGACCCGGACAGCGCGACCGCTCGTGCCATCTACGCCGTGCTCAAGTCGGTAGACGCCGGCCTGGACTGGAAGGCCGCCCGCAAAGCCGTGCTCACGGCGACCCCCCACTACAACGCGCAGTACTCGCCCATCAACCTCGGATTCCAGGTGATCGGCCTCCTCTACGGCACCGACTTCGGCGATGGGATCTGCAAGACCGTCAACTGTGGATACGACACGGACTCATCCGGCGCATCCATCGGGAGCTACCTCGGCATCCTCGCCGGTCGCACAGGGCTCCCGCAGAAGTGGATCGAGCCGCTCAGCTCGATCATCGCCACGAACGAGTCATGGGGCGGTGTGCGGCACCTCTCCGACGGCTCTAACCCCGCCCCGAACAACCTCCACGACCTCACCGTGAGGATCCGCGACACCGCGAAGCGCTTCCTGAGAGCCGCAGGGCTGCTCGGTGAGGATGGGCGCCTGCACGTCGAGGAGGCCGACCTCTACGCTGACGAGGCATCGAAGCGGCTCTGGCGACGCAGCGCCAGCATCGTGCCTTTCGCCGGGGTCGACGTCGACGTCGACGTCGACTATGGGCCGTCGCCTGAGATCGTCGCCGACGGGTCCGCCGAGTTCGTGACCGTGCTCCGCAACAAGCGCGCCGACGACCTCGTCGGCCAAGTCGACCTGCTCGTGCCGTCCAGCTGGGACATCGCGAAGTCACGCGAGGTTCGCATTCCGGCAGGTGAGAGTTCCGAACTCAGGTGGAACCTCCCCGTGCCGCGGCGGGGTCTGGTGCGCAACGCCAACGACCTCCTGGTCAAGGTCACACCGCAACGTCAGCCGCGCCTGCCCGCCGTGCCCGTCGTCCTCGTCGGTCGCCACGCGTACCGCATCACCTCGGTTCCACGTTCAGCCGGAGCCGACGACCAGGCGATGCTGGACACCCGCCACGATCCCGAGAACGCCGATGGAGCGCGGACGGACGCCGGGTCCCGGCCCGGCGAATGGAGCGAGCTCTACGGCATCGGCAACGCCATCGACCTGTGCGGGACGGACGGAACGGACGGGGCGCACTATCTACAGGCGTTCTTCGAGAGCCCGTACGAAGTGGACGTGCACCTCTCGATCGAGGCCAACGTACCCGCCAAGTTCTGGTTCAACGACGTCGAGTACACCACGGCCAATCGGTACCACCCCATCCGCCCGAACTACGGAGGCCGGCAGGACTCCTCCGCCGTCCTGACCGTGCGCGAAGGATGGAACGAACTGCTCATCAAGCTCGTCCGAACGAACGAAGCCCCACCGACCGAGTGCCACGTCACCTATTGCAGTACCGACCGCTTTCAGAACGGCCAGCCCCAGATCGGACGAACACGGTTCCCCTGGGACAAGTGA
- a CDS encoding VWA domain-containing protein, translating to MRPTDRWRLVLGRYADQRLPAPADADGARYERALDYLYGREYAGRGGRPDGAAEEREVTAGSLDPSAPSIVEWLGEVRELFPRETVETIERHALDRYGLTELVSDPEVLACIEPSEELLKTLLSLKGRLAPAVLSQVRRIIRTVVEDLRRRLETEVRQAFTGRLSQHRHSPLPVAKNFDPRGTIRANLRHWDPERRQLVVERPLFFQRNARRIPWEVVLLVDQSGSMVGSVIHSAVMAGILAGLPSYRLRLVVFDTSVVDLSDVAADPVEMLMSVQLGGGTDIAQAVNYAGQILDNPARAVVVLVSDFCEGGPPSELVAAVRRLVEARVTAIGLASLDGSAHPHYDKQMAGRLADVGMSIGALSPGQLAEWLAEVTAR from the coding sequence ATGAGACCGACCGACCGTTGGCGGCTGGTGCTCGGCCGGTACGCCGACCAGCGGCTGCCAGCCCCGGCCGACGCCGACGGGGCCCGCTACGAGCGGGCCCTGGACTACCTGTACGGGCGCGAGTACGCGGGCCGCGGTGGCCGGCCCGACGGCGCAGCCGAGGAACGTGAGGTCACAGCCGGCTCACTGGACCCGTCCGCCCCGTCGATCGTCGAGTGGCTCGGCGAGGTCCGCGAGTTGTTCCCCCGCGAGACCGTGGAGACCATCGAACGGCACGCCCTGGATCGGTACGGCCTAACCGAGCTGGTCAGCGACCCGGAGGTGCTGGCCTGCATCGAGCCGAGCGAGGAGCTGCTCAAGACCCTGCTGTCCCTGAAGGGCCGGCTCGCCCCGGCCGTGCTGAGCCAGGTACGGCGGATCATCCGCACCGTCGTCGAGGACCTCCGCCGTCGCCTGGAGACCGAGGTCCGGCAGGCGTTCACGGGCAGGCTCAGCCAGCACCGCCACAGCCCGCTGCCGGTGGCGAAGAACTTCGATCCCCGGGGAACGATCCGGGCCAACCTGCGGCACTGGGACCCCGAACGGCGACAGCTCGTGGTCGAACGCCCGCTCTTCTTCCAGCGCAACGCCCGCCGGATCCCGTGGGAGGTCGTCCTCCTCGTCGACCAGTCCGGGTCGATGGTCGGGTCGGTCATCCACAGCGCCGTGATGGCCGGCATCCTCGCCGGGTTGCCCTCGTACCGGCTCCGGCTGGTCGTGTTCGACACCAGCGTCGTCGACCTGAGCGACGTTGCAGCCGACCCGGTCGAGATGCTGATGTCGGTCCAGCTCGGCGGCGGCACCGACATTGCCCAGGCGGTCAACTACGCCGGGCAGATTCTCGACAACCCCGCCCGCGCCGTGGTGGTACTCGTCAGCGACTTCTGCGAAGGCGGGCCGCCGTCCGAGCTCGTCGCCGCCGTCCGACGGCTCGTCGAGGCCCGCGTCACCGCCATCGGGCTGGCCTCGCTCGACGGATCCGCCCACCCGCACTACGACAAGCAGATGGCCGGGCGGCTCGCCGACGTCGGTATGTCCATCGGTGCCCTCAGCCCTGGGCAGCTCGCCGAGTGGCTCGCGGAGGTGACCGCCCGATGA
- a CDS encoding error-prone DNA polymerase: MGWNPRPDIAWSEFERALTWGSGWRSDGAKLPPRPRPEPPPPEPPRTPPAVPWAELHCHSAYSFLDGTSEPEALVAEAVFQGVETLAITDHDGMYGVVKFAEAARDAGIATVFGAELSLELTRRQNGIPDPEGRHLLVLARDPDGYRRLSAAISAAQLRGGKGRPVYDLDELAAAHDGRWAILTGCRKGLVPAAFAAGGPAAAGGPAAAAAELRRLVEMFGRENVFVELIDHDQPLDDDRNDALVELANDVGVGVVATNNVHYATPTGHRLAQVLAAARATTSLAELNGWLPVAGGAFLRSGEEMRARLARYPGVLETTVDLGRTCAFDLSLIRPELPDREVPGGHTDASWLRHQVATGAAARYGPPGPDTERAYAQIEHELQVIEQLNFPGYFLIVHEITQFCAREGILCQGRGSAANSAVCYALGITAVDPVAHGLLFERFLTDARTGPPDIDLDIENARREEVIQHVYAKYTRQRAAQVANVNTYRPKMALRDVARALGYSPGQVDGWTKHVGYFETAVPDDAGVPDQVTHLVEQLLRLPRHLSIHSGGMVLCDRPVGEVVPVEWATMPGRSVLQWDKDDCAAAGLVKFDLLGLGMLSALRESFDLLRAHHGIDLALHTVPAGDPAVYDMICDADTVGTFQIESRAQMATLPRLRPRTFYDLVVEIALIRPGPIQGGSVHPYLRRRTDREPITYPHPSFEKALARTLGVPLFQEQMMQLAMDCAGFTPAEADQLRQAMGSKRSEERIAALRDRLMSGLAAHGIPEPVAEDLYGKLFGFASYGFPESHAYSFAYLVYASAWLKRHHPAAFTVSLLNNQPMGFYSPQSLVDDARRHGLTIRGVDINASTAYATLEDHVPVTPGHPHAPTGDQPAIRLGLTSVRNLGDDLAERIANGRPYTDIADLVRRAEVPEPALDALATAGAFGCFSLDRRAALWKIGAIAHIRPGQLPRTTPSDITPPPLPAMTAVEQTFADLWATGISPDSHPIQHIRDHLTAAGATPAGHLPTLRPGQRVRVAGLVTHRQRPPTASGVVFINLEDETGMINIICPATIWEKQRRIALNTNALLIDGTLERSDGATNLLAARLTPLTVATTGRSRDFR; encoded by the coding sequence GTGGGCTGGAACCCTCGGCCTGACATCGCGTGGAGCGAGTTCGAGCGGGCACTGACGTGGGGCAGCGGCTGGCGCAGCGACGGCGCGAAACTGCCGCCCCGCCCACGACCCGAACCACCGCCACCGGAGCCTCCGCGCACGCCGCCGGCGGTGCCGTGGGCCGAGCTGCACTGCCACTCGGCGTACTCATTCCTGGACGGGACATCGGAGCCCGAGGCGCTGGTGGCCGAGGCTGTGTTCCAGGGTGTCGAGACGTTGGCGATCACCGACCACGACGGCATGTACGGGGTGGTGAAGTTCGCCGAGGCCGCCCGCGACGCCGGCATCGCCACCGTGTTCGGCGCCGAGCTGAGCCTGGAGCTGACCCGGCGGCAGAACGGCATCCCGGACCCCGAGGGCAGGCACCTGCTGGTGCTGGCCCGCGACCCTGACGGCTACCGGCGCCTGTCGGCGGCGATCTCGGCGGCGCAGCTGCGCGGCGGCAAGGGCCGCCCCGTCTACGACCTCGACGAGCTCGCGGCCGCGCACGACGGCCGGTGGGCGATCCTCACCGGCTGCCGCAAGGGCCTCGTCCCGGCCGCATTCGCCGCCGGCGGCCCGGCCGCCGCCGGCGGCCCGGCCGCCGCCGCGGCCGAGCTGCGCCGCCTGGTCGAGATGTTCGGCCGCGAGAACGTGTTCGTCGAGCTGATCGACCACGACCAGCCGCTCGACGACGACCGCAACGACGCCCTGGTCGAACTCGCGAACGACGTCGGGGTCGGGGTGGTGGCGACGAACAACGTCCACTACGCCACCCCGACCGGCCACCGGCTGGCGCAGGTGCTGGCCGCGGCCCGGGCCACCACGAGCCTGGCCGAGCTCAACGGGTGGCTCCCGGTCGCCGGTGGGGCGTTCCTGCGCTCCGGTGAGGAGATGCGGGCCCGGCTGGCCCGCTACCCCGGCGTGCTGGAGACCACCGTCGACCTCGGGCGGACGTGCGCCTTCGACCTGAGTCTCATCCGCCCGGAGCTGCCCGACCGGGAGGTCCCGGGCGGGCACACCGACGCCTCCTGGCTGCGCCACCAGGTCGCCACCGGCGCCGCCGCCCGCTACGGCCCACCCGGCCCGGACACCGAGCGCGCGTACGCGCAGATCGAGCACGAGCTGCAGGTGATCGAGCAGCTGAACTTCCCCGGCTACTTCCTCATCGTCCACGAGATCACCCAGTTCTGCGCACGCGAGGGCATCTTGTGCCAGGGCCGCGGCTCGGCCGCCAACAGTGCGGTCTGCTACGCCCTCGGCATCACCGCCGTCGACCCCGTCGCGCACGGGCTGCTTTTCGAGCGGTTCCTCACCGACGCCCGCACCGGCCCGCCCGACATCGACCTCGACATCGAGAACGCCCGCCGCGAGGAGGTCATCCAGCACGTCTACGCCAAATACACCCGCCAGCGCGCCGCCCAGGTCGCCAACGTCAACACCTACCGGCCCAAGATGGCGCTGCGCGACGTGGCCCGCGCGCTCGGCTACAGTCCCGGCCAGGTCGACGGCTGGACCAAACACGTCGGCTACTTCGAAACCGCCGTCCCCGACGACGCCGGCGTCCCCGACCAGGTCACCCACCTCGTCGAGCAGCTGCTGCGACTCCCCCGGCACCTGTCCATCCATTCCGGCGGCATGGTCCTGTGCGACCGCCCGGTCGGCGAGGTCGTCCCCGTCGAGTGGGCCACCATGCCCGGCCGGTCGGTGCTGCAGTGGGACAAGGACGACTGCGCTGCCGCCGGGCTGGTCAAGTTCGACCTGCTCGGCCTCGGCATGCTCTCCGCACTACGCGAATCGTTCGACCTGCTCCGCGCCCACCACGGCATCGACCTGGCCCTGCACACCGTCCCCGCCGGCGACCCCGCCGTCTACGACATGATCTGCGACGCCGACACCGTCGGCACCTTCCAGATCGAGTCCCGCGCCCAGATGGCCACCCTCCCCCGGCTACGGCCGCGGACCTTCTACGACCTCGTCGTCGAGATCGCCCTCATCCGCCCCGGACCCATCCAAGGCGGCTCCGTCCACCCCTACCTGCGCCGCCGCACCGACCGCGAACCCATCACCTACCCCCACCCCTCCTTCGAGAAAGCCCTGGCAAGAACGCTGGGAGTGCCGCTGTTCCAGGAACAGATGATGCAACTGGCCATGGACTGCGCCGGCTTCACCCCGGCCGAGGCCGACCAGCTCCGCCAAGCCATGGGCTCCAAACGATCCGAGGAACGCATCGCCGCGCTACGGGACCGACTCATGTCCGGGCTCGCCGCCCACGGCATCCCCGAACCGGTCGCCGAAGACCTCTACGGCAAACTCTTCGGCTTCGCGAGCTACGGGTTCCCCGAATCCCACGCCTACAGCTTCGCCTACCTCGTCTACGCCAGCGCCTGGCTCAAACGCCACCACCCCGCCGCGTTCACCGTGTCCTTGCTGAACAACCAACCCATGGGGTTCTACTCACCCCAATCACTGGTCGACGACGCCCGCCGCCACGGCCTCACCATCCGCGGCGTCGACATCAACGCCAGCACCGCCTACGCCACCCTCGAGGACCACGTCCCCGTCACCCCCGGCCACCCACACGCCCCCACCGGCGACCAGCCGGCCATCCGGCTCGGCCTCACCAGCGTGCGCAACCTCGGCGACGACCTCGCCGAACGCATCGCCAACGGGCGCCCCTACACCGACATCGCCGACCTCGTCCGCCGCGCCGAAGTCCCCGAACCCGCCCTCGACGCCCTCGCCACCGCCGGCGCATTCGGCTGCTTCAGCCTCGACCGCCGCGCCGCCCTCTGGAAGATCGGCGCCATCGCCCACATCCGCCCCGGCCAGCTACCCCGCACCACCCCCAGCGACATCACCCCACCGCCACTCCCGGCCATGACCGCCGTCGAGCAGACCTTCGCCGACCTCTGGGCCACCGGCATCTCCCCCGACAGCCACCCCATCCAACACATCCGCGACCACCTCACCGCCGCCGGCGCCACCCCCGCCGGCCACCTCCCCACCCTCCGCCCCGGCCAACGCGTCCGCGTCGCCGGGCTCGTCACCCACCGCCAACGCCCACCCACCGCCAGCGGCGTCGTCTTCATCAACCTCGAAGACGAAACCGGCATGATCAACATCATCTGCCCCGCCACAATCTGGGAGAAACAACGACGCATCGCGCTCAACACCAACGCCCTGCTCATCGACGGCACCCTCGAACGCTCCGACGGCGCCACCAACCTCCTCGCCGCCCGCCTCACCCCACTCACCGTCGCCACCACCGGACGCAGTCGAGACTTCCGATGA
- a CDS encoding DUF6414 family protein, which yields MNRLKQWWRGRKAKDEEAPAPEPWYEMREFVYLDEVSVVSLLSSREGKVPSEFTDTSTNSSRAQLSANIGANAGFAKSEIGSQLESSATEDTKVVSRATIQAIFKRLYDGELARDHLAIAPIRDNDKKPTSSDSEAMLSEPSRAGVAPWTINVASLRRGQMVELEVELYADPAFRVSTIASSFAEMVKDSKELIGQLMERHELDQALEINALIEKLMAGLVPLRCRVANYVLVGEDDNAALVHREVVKKVPENERRATVDVQLVGVTEKSLYWKDTRRVLFAKDRFRVLCRLNEDGIGSAWRPVTLVDVLGEVAPDFGEVLGIFGPDALQQMADRSARQSRLIEPRVAALRNFGELMALEMDVKLTDEDLEQIDLFASEGAELFKSVHDSRPAFRAITEYIKDRSSVPFNPVAAAKLRAAAAQRQGLHPGGTAMDASATTLATKLTRETEYFLNAEIIAIYW from the coding sequence ATGAACCGGCTCAAGCAGTGGTGGCGTGGCCGTAAAGCCAAGGATGAAGAGGCGCCTGCCCCAGAACCCTGGTACGAGATGCGTGAATTCGTCTACCTAGACGAAGTCAGCGTCGTCAGCCTGCTGTCCTCACGAGAAGGCAAGGTTCCGAGCGAGTTCACCGATACGTCGACGAATTCGTCCCGGGCACAACTTAGCGCCAACATTGGCGCGAATGCGGGCTTTGCTAAGTCGGAGATTGGGTCACAGCTGGAGTCCAGCGCGACAGAAGACACCAAGGTGGTCAGTCGCGCTACAATCCAAGCAATCTTCAAGCGTCTTTACGATGGCGAACTTGCTAGGGATCACCTTGCGATTGCTCCGATTCGCGACAACGACAAGAAGCCGACTTCCAGCGATTCCGAGGCCATGCTCAGCGAGCCGTCCAGGGCGGGTGTGGCCCCGTGGACTATCAATGTAGCTAGCCTTCGTCGTGGCCAAATGGTAGAACTCGAGGTGGAGTTGTATGCTGACCCAGCCTTCAGAGTCAGCACCATTGCGTCCTCCTTCGCCGAGATGGTTAAAGACAGTAAGGAACTGATCGGTCAACTCATGGAGCGCCACGAGCTGGACCAAGCGCTGGAAATTAATGCTCTTATTGAGAAATTGATGGCGGGCCTCGTACCGCTCAGATGCCGGGTCGCAAATTATGTGTTAGTCGGCGAGGACGACAACGCCGCTCTTGTGCATCGTGAGGTCGTCAAAAAAGTACCGGAGAACGAGCGCCGCGCGACAGTGGACGTTCAGCTGGTGGGCGTAACGGAGAAGTCACTCTATTGGAAGGACACACGACGGGTTCTGTTTGCGAAGGATCGGTTCCGCGTTCTCTGTCGACTGAATGAGGATGGTATTGGAAGTGCGTGGCGCCCGGTAACTCTGGTCGATGTGCTCGGTGAAGTGGCGCCAGACTTTGGTGAGGTACTCGGAATCTTCGGCCCTGATGCCCTGCAGCAGATGGCGGATCGCTCGGCGCGTCAATCGCGGCTGATCGAACCACGCGTCGCGGCGCTGAGGAACTTCGGCGAGCTGATGGCGCTTGAGATGGATGTGAAGCTTACCGACGAAGACCTTGAGCAGATCGATTTGTTCGCGAGTGAGGGCGCGGAACTCTTCAAGTCGGTACACGACAGCCGGCCGGCATTCAGGGCAATTACCGAGTACATCAAGGATCGGTCCAGCGTGCCGTTCAACCCTGTAGCCGCCGCCAAGCTGCGAGCAGCCGCGGCTCAGCGGCAGGGCCTCCATCCAGGCGGCACGGCGATGGACGCGAGCGCCACCACGTTGGCCACGAAACTAACCCGGGAGACCGAGTACTTCCTGAACGCAGAGATCATCGCGATCTACTGGTAA
- a CDS encoding ATP-binding protein has translation MTPEDNPTKIPARVEHIDDKGDVHLMLRNGYVHTFKTDDDDDTSFEVGDVVLVGPDWYDIEHTSSDLWYSEKWIGVVRLVLDEEIVISTGERSPRSYPRLADLDIEVGYTVEGRDPDGVIRVLDTRPIRQIDLSLDEPTDLSNFKKIKPEEPDEDSPSFDDFGGYRDIVERAVELIEVPLKHHDKLTKINAKGIKGVLFTGPSGTGKTLLAEIIAHRAGATFYLIRGPEIISKYLGDSEDLLRKIFDDAKKNEPAIIFFDEMDSVAPQRGGDSHEASRRLVGQLLTLIDGFDRKKNIMVIATTNRPEDIDSALRRPGRFDWEIAFPLPEESDREEILRISARRLNVDKGLPHEIIAHKTNGWSPAELTAIWSEAALLAVQDHRDIVLEEDYFGGFERVAAQREQVAKSKRRERQEGKR, from the coding sequence ATGACACCTGAAGACAATCCCACCAAGATACCTGCGCGCGTTGAGCATATTGACGACAAGGGTGACGTGCATCTTATGCTGCGCAATGGTTACGTGCATACCTTCAAGACGGACGACGATGACGATACAAGCTTTGAGGTCGGCGATGTCGTGCTTGTCGGGCCCGATTGGTACGATATTGAGCATACGAGCAGCGATCTTTGGTATTCGGAAAAATGGATCGGCGTCGTGCGACTGGTGCTCGACGAGGAGATCGTGATTTCGACCGGCGAGCGGTCGCCGCGGAGCTACCCTCGGCTGGCCGACCTGGACATCGAAGTAGGGTACACCGTTGAGGGCCGAGACCCCGACGGCGTTATCCGAGTGCTCGACACGCGCCCTATTCGCCAGATAGACCTTTCGCTGGATGAACCGACGGACCTATCCAACTTCAAGAAGATCAAACCGGAAGAACCCGACGAGGACTCGCCGAGTTTCGACGACTTCGGCGGCTATCGGGACATCGTAGAGCGCGCGGTTGAGTTGATCGAAGTGCCATTGAAACATCACGATAAGCTCACTAAGATCAACGCGAAGGGCATCAAGGGCGTCCTGTTTACTGGCCCCTCTGGTACAGGAAAGACCTTGCTAGCGGAGATCATTGCTCACCGGGCTGGGGCTACCTTTTACCTGATCCGAGGCCCCGAGATCATCAGCAAGTATCTAGGTGACAGCGAGGATTTGCTGCGGAAGATCTTCGATGACGCAAAGAAGAACGAGCCCGCAATCATCTTCTTCGATGAGATGGACAGTGTGGCGCCTCAGCGTGGCGGCGATTCCCATGAGGCTTCCCGCCGTCTGGTGGGCCAGCTGTTGACCCTGATAGATGGCTTCGACCGCAAGAAGAACATCATGGTCATCGCAACCACCAACCGGCCCGAGGACATCGATAGTGCGCTCCGGCGCCCCGGTCGCTTCGACTGGGAGATCGCATTCCCGTTGCCGGAGGAGTCGGACCGCGAAGAGATACTGCGAATTTCGGCCCGCAGGCTCAACGTTGATAAGGGCCTGCCACACGAGATCATCGCGCACAAGACCAATGGCTGGTCGCCAGCTGAGCTCACTGCCATCTGGAGTGAGGCGGCGCTCCTGGCAGTGCAGGACCATCGCGACATCGTTCTTGAAGAGGACTACTTCGGCGGGTTCGAGCGCGTCGCTGCCCAGCGTGAGCAGGTAGCCAAGAGCAAGCGCCGTGAGCGGCAGGAGGGCAAGCGATGA
- a CDS encoding SWIM zinc finger family protein, whose product MSAEVLGRVRATLARWDDEAWTAVANRGLLRRARKDLESVAVTLAEDDEQRDAPTVAVAVGDNVVRMGPSGPADATCTCPSAVLCQHIITAGLWLAAQQEADTTPSLSDELMALEATTMTRYAGLPGYRWAHQHLDDLDPDHAPTLSQSGYLAVTFAQPELTIRYLGGGLDGLVLDQNVPHPERYRVAAVLAWQRAHGLRLPPPPPPRSGSTKSGRPATETARSLAESRARLRTTAGALLRDMVAVGVSHLSPAIRDRVVTAATWAQGVEYHRLARLLRRIGDQVDLMLARSAAADDLALLGDVTTAHALVAALDAAAATGSEPATLLGRARTAYDPVRSLDLMGLGGSPWRTGSGYHGLTCVYWSPSRRRIYTWTDTRPENVPGFDPRHRWEQPAPWTGLTTPAAAAGRRVVLTHAQVSPDGRLSGVEVTSAAVTALDSRELMDQLPVQDSWETLALPRPRALTDVFDPTGAWAVLQPARALPARWDPSDQTLTWTLLDHQGETAAMRVPWSRLHAHAIERLEALGSGLPDGALVVARLRRTRGQLVGEPLSLVMPDRAHQPVDSLHFDPGSGQATSSLVDRLLRSGVPDQAPADDEPAASPVPAALAELRALVEQEAQRGCTGAPAGAVVPRLATAHAALRKVGFPVFADPDRSVEPAEALLRSLYLVQQVETALM is encoded by the coding sequence ATGAGCGCGGAGGTGCTAGGGCGCGTCCGCGCGACGCTCGCGCGCTGGGACGACGAGGCATGGACGGCCGTGGCCAACCGCGGCCTGCTCCGCCGCGCCCGCAAGGACCTCGAGTCCGTCGCCGTCACCCTCGCAGAGGACGACGAGCAGAGAGACGCCCCGACGGTGGCCGTGGCCGTCGGCGACAACGTGGTCCGCATGGGCCCCAGCGGCCCGGCCGACGCGACGTGCACCTGCCCCAGCGCGGTGCTCTGCCAGCACATCATCACCGCCGGCCTGTGGCTCGCCGCCCAGCAGGAAGCGGACACGACCCCGTCGCTGTCTGACGAGCTGATGGCGCTGGAGGCCACCACCATGACCCGGTACGCCGGGCTGCCCGGCTACCGATGGGCGCACCAGCACCTCGACGACCTCGACCCCGACCACGCTCCGACGTTGTCGCAGAGCGGGTACCTCGCGGTCACGTTCGCGCAGCCCGAGCTCACGATCCGCTACCTCGGTGGCGGACTCGACGGACTCGTCCTGGACCAGAACGTCCCGCACCCCGAGCGCTACCGGGTCGCCGCGGTCCTGGCCTGGCAACGCGCCCACGGGCTCCGGTTGCCGCCACCACCGCCGCCGCGCTCCGGCTCCACGAAGTCCGGCCGCCCGGCCACGGAGACGGCGAGATCGCTTGCCGAGTCCAGGGCGCGGCTACGTACCACCGCCGGTGCCCTGCTGCGCGACATGGTGGCCGTCGGCGTCTCTCACCTCTCGCCCGCGATCCGCGACCGCGTCGTCACCGCCGCCACCTGGGCCCAGGGCGTCGAGTACCACCGCCTCGCCCGGCTGCTGCGCCGCATCGGCGATCAGGTCGACCTCATGCTGGCGAGGTCCGCGGCCGCCGACGACCTCGCACTCCTGGGCGACGTCACCACCGCCCACGCCCTCGTCGCCGCCCTCGACGCCGCGGCCGCCACCGGCAGCGAGCCGGCCACCCTGCTCGGCCGGGCCCGCACCGCCTACGACCCGGTGCGCTCCCTCGACCTCATGGGGCTCGGCGGGTCGCCCTGGCGCACCGGATCCGGCTACCACGGCCTGACGTGCGTGTACTGGAGCCCGTCCCGACGACGCATATACACCTGGACCGACACCCGGCCTGAGAACGTGCCCGGGTTCGACCCGCGACACCGCTGGGAGCAGCCCGCGCCCTGGACCGGGCTGACGACCCCGGCCGCCGCGGCGGGACGCCGGGTCGTGCTCACCCATGCGCAGGTCAGCCCGGATGGGCGCCTGTCCGGGGTCGAGGTCACCTCAGCCGCCGTGACCGCACTAGACAGCCGCGAGCTCATGGACCAGTTGCCCGTGCAGGACTCCTGGGAGACCCTCGCGCTCCCGCGGCCGCGCGCGCTCACCGACGTCTTCGACCCGACCGGGGCCTGGGCCGTCCTCCAACCGGCGCGCGCGCTGCCCGCCCGCTGGGACCCGTCCGACCAGACTCTCACCTGGACGCTCCTTGACCACCAGGGGGAGACCGCCGCCATGCGCGTGCCCTGGAGCAGGCTCCACGCCCACGCGATCGAACGCCTCGAGGCGCTCGGCAGCGGCCTCCCCGACGGGGCGCTCGTGGTCGCGCGGCTCCGCCGGACCCGCGGCCAGCTCGTCGGCGAACCCCTCAGTCTTGTGATGCCGGACCGTGCGCACCAGCCCGTCGACTCGCTCCACTTCGACCCGGGATCCGGCCAGGCCACGTCGAGCCTGGTCGACCGACTCCTCCGCTCCGGTGTCCCGGACCAGGCCCCAGCCGACGACGAACCCGCGGCCAGCCCGGTCCCCGCGGCGCTGGCGGAGCTCCGCGCCCTGGTCGAACAGGAGGCCCAGCGCGGCTGCACGGGTGCGCCCGCCGGCGCCGTCGTGCCCCGCCTCGCCACCGCACACGCCGCCCTGCGCAAGGTCGGCTTCCCGGTGTTCGCCGACCCTGACCGGTCCGTCGAGCCCGCAGAGGCGCTGCTCCGTTCCCTGTACCTGGTCCAACAGGTCGAGACGGCGCTGATGTAG